Proteins from a single region of Pseudomonas sp. 10S4:
- a CDS encoding RHS repeat-associated core domain-containing protein, with protein MGALFKEDPSMLTLSPVHRQTPTLTALDPRGLTVRAVGYWRDDGDQSAQARINRMAHDPQGRSVAQWDSRLWRMTQANLATAYSLSSIVLSTVSVDAGWRVGLVGEGAQLLEQWDGRGTLRQTRYDDQLRPVAVFESGESTEQLAYGDETLSGGNQCGRLIRHDDSAGVLLFNGYGLSGALQEQERRFTSESSPGFVSQSRLTPLGDMQSRIDAQGNEQRFRHTVDGQLHAVDLRLSNTTQWLPMVSAIRYSVFGQVEKEVAGNGVVTRLEYTAEDGRLNRLLSQLGQEDPLQDLHYDYDPIGNVLSIEDATLPVRYFANQRIEPINRYIYDSLSQLIEATGWEAGTVKQGPLSEPTEILANYRQIYRYDDGNNLLELTHVGAQNPGHRLVAAAHSNRCLPVRDSVGPGEEDFRHGFDANGNLLNLQPGQALSWDLRNQLKEVIPVERDTGPDDSERYIYGADGMRVRKIRSLQTNAKINLIETIYLPGLEIRTHSGTGEELHVIEVKTGRGSVRVLHWEARPPSQIANNQQRYSLSDHLGSTTLELDQHANLITQEHYYPFGGTAWSNGEAIQVSYKTVCYSGKERDATGLYYYGFRYYAPQWQRWISPDPAGAMDGANLFSFVGGNPLNHRDVQGLVKIDINSLTVPQRAAIGIDGLVHSPSRSLYARAFDAVKPVQSVRRVDETTFDSLEQAHVTNLVTKGLLPFGADNQKLDLWRSPLDNKEELAGIRALARNQQVQASLEYGVGNCAEHADIAFHLLASTQTNEPVFEVRAQGADHVFVVIGDSRVLSPGKVVIVDPWPTFPMAHTARFGTFQIGSSVMSASGDADPKYELDDRTLLRNVNYPFPAIDVDAPGTVDRFNSIHQIPTAYTQAFSIQDKYRGIDFKIKGSKTRGNFNRLPEAYVSDRLGHYSTYAQAWARANNL; from the coding sequence ATGGGCGCACTGTTCAAGGAAGATCCGTCAATGCTGACGCTATCGCCTGTCCACCGCCAAACCCCAACCCTGACGGCGCTGGACCCGCGCGGGCTGACGGTTCGCGCCGTCGGTTACTGGCGTGACGACGGCGACCAGTCTGCCCAGGCGCGGATCAATCGCATGGCCCATGATCCGCAGGGGCGGTCGGTTGCGCAGTGGGATTCGCGTTTGTGGCGGATGACGCAGGCCAATCTGGCGACTGCCTATTCGTTGTCTTCCATCGTGCTCAGTACCGTCAGTGTCGACGCCGGATGGCGGGTTGGTTTGGTGGGTGAGGGCGCGCAGTTGCTGGAACAGTGGGATGGGCGCGGCACGTTGCGCCAGACTCGTTACGACGACCAGTTGCGGCCCGTTGCGGTGTTTGAGAGCGGTGAATCCACGGAGCAGCTTGCCTATGGTGACGAGACGCTCAGCGGCGGCAACCAGTGCGGGCGATTGATTCGTCATGATGATTCTGCAGGTGTTTTGCTGTTCAACGGCTATGGGTTGAGTGGTGCGCTGCAGGAGCAAGAACGGCGTTTTACCAGCGAATCGAGTCCGGGTTTTGTCAGCCAATCACGATTGACCCCGTTGGGCGACATGCAGTCCCGAATAGATGCGCAAGGGAACGAACAGCGATTCCGGCACACCGTTGATGGCCAGTTACACGCGGTGGACTTGCGCCTGAGCAACACAACGCAATGGCTGCCGATGGTCAGCGCCATCCGTTACAGCGTCTTTGGTCAGGTTGAAAAGGAAGTGGCGGGGAATGGCGTGGTTACGCGCCTTGAATACACCGCTGAAGACGGGCGACTGAACCGTTTACTGTCCCAGCTCGGGCAGGAAGATCCATTGCAGGATCTGCATTACGACTACGATCCAATCGGCAATGTGTTGAGCATCGAAGACGCGACGCTGCCGGTCCGCTACTTCGCCAATCAACGCATCGAACCGATCAACCGCTACATCTACGACAGCCTGTCACAGTTGATCGAAGCCACCGGTTGGGAGGCTGGCACGGTCAAACAGGGGCCGTTATCCGAGCCAACGGAAATCCTCGCCAATTACCGCCAGATCTATCGCTACGATGACGGCAACAACTTGCTCGAATTGACCCATGTGGGCGCGCAGAACCCCGGCCACCGATTGGTCGCCGCCGCTCACAGCAATCGCTGTTTGCCGGTGCGCGATAGCGTGGGGCCGGGCGAAGAGGATTTTCGCCATGGTTTCGATGCCAACGGTAATTTGCTGAATCTGCAACCGGGGCAGGCGTTGAGTTGGGATTTGCGTAATCAGCTAAAGGAAGTAATACCGGTCGAACGCGATACCGGGCCCGACGACAGCGAACGTTATATCTACGGCGCCGACGGCATGCGCGTACGCAAGATCCGCTCGCTACAAACCAACGCCAAAATCAACCTCATCGAAACTATTTACCTGCCAGGCCTGGAAATTCGCACCCACAGCGGCACCGGTGAGGAGTTGCACGTTATCGAGGTAAAAACCGGGCGCGGCAGTGTGCGGGTGTTGCATTGGGAGGCGAGACCACCTTCGCAAATCGCCAACAATCAACAACGCTATAGCCTTAGCGATCATCTCGGCTCCACCACCCTTGAGCTGGATCAGCACGCCAACCTCATCACGCAGGAACACTATTACCCGTTCGGCGGTACAGCCTGGTCGAACGGTGAGGCCATACAAGTCAGTTACAAAACCGTGTGCTATTCGGGCAAGGAGCGGGATGCGACTGGGCTTTATTACTACGGGTTCAGGTATTACGCGCCGCAGTGGCAGCGGTGGATCAGTCCTGATCCTGCCGGAGCCATGGATGGCGCTAACCTGTTTAGCTTTGTAGGAGGTAACCCACTAAACCACAGGGATGTCCAAGGGTTGGTGAAAATTGATATCAACAGCCTCACTGTGCCTCAACGCGCAGCGATCGGCATTGATGGTCTTGTGCACAGTCCATCGAGAAGCCTGTACGCGCGCGCTTTTGACGCCGTTAAGCCCGTGCAAAGTGTAAGGCGAGTTGATGAAACAACTTTTGATTCTCTTGAGCAGGCACATGTCACCAATCTGGTGACTAAAGGTTTATTGCCGTTTGGTGCCGATAATCAAAAGCTCGATCTCTGGCGGTCTCCCTTGGATAACAAAGAAGAACTGGCAGGAATTCGCGCACTTGCGCGGAATCAGCAAGTGCAAGCCTCACTGGAGTATGGCGTAGGTAATTGTGCAGAACATGCGGATATCGCCTTCCATCTTCTGGCCAGTACGCAAACCAATGAGCCCGTTTTCGAAGTACGGGCGCAGGGTGCTGATCACGTGTTTGTAGTCATTGGAGATTCGCGGGTGTTGTCACCCGGCAAGGTGGTTATCGTTGATCCCTGGCCAACATTTCCCATGGCACATACCGCCAGGTTTGGCACTTTTCAAATCGGTAGTTCTGTCATGAGCGCATCAGGTGATGCGGATCCGAAATACGAACTGGATGACAGAACGTTGCTCAGAAACGTGAACTACCCGTTTCCTGCAATAGATGTCGATGCTCCTGGAACTGTCGATCGATTTAACTCCATTCACCAGATTCCCACTGCCTACACGCAGGCATTCTCTATTCAGGATAAATACCGGGGTATTGACTTCAAGATAAAAGGCAGCAAGACCCGGGGCAATTTCAACAGGCTTCCTGAAGCGTACGTCAGTGATCGTCTAGGGCACTACTCCACTTATGCACAGGCGTGGGCGCGAGCGAACAACCTTTAG
- a CDS encoding alginate O-acetyltransferase AlgF → MTFTTTPRRLAKTFALVAGMSVLSMSAFAGDAALYGPTAPKGSTFVRIYNASNAEVSATVGTTALNDVAPLASSDFSFMPGGDYSAKVGSQSLPVKLAGDHYYTLVNNASGAPQLIEEPPFKNKQKSLVRVQNLSDKALTLKTADGKTEVVPSVAAKGRGEREINPVKVSLALYDGATKVGDVKPVALERGEAAVLYVTGSGSSLSPVWVKRPVSTR, encoded by the coding sequence ATGACTTTCACTACTACTCCTCGCCGTCTCGCCAAGACCTTTGCTCTCGTCGCTGGCATGAGCGTGTTGTCGATGTCCGCCTTCGCTGGCGACGCCGCACTCTACGGCCCGACCGCACCGAAAGGTTCGACCTTCGTGCGGATCTACAACGCCAGTAACGCTGAAGTCAGCGCCACCGTCGGCACCACTGCGCTCAACGATGTGGCACCACTGGCCAGCAGCGATTTCAGCTTCATGCCGGGCGGCGATTACAGCGCCAAGGTCGGCAGTCAGAGCCTGCCGGTGAAACTCGCCGGTGACCACTATTACACCCTGGTCAACAACGCCAGCGGCGCGCCACAACTGATCGAAGAGCCGCCGTTCAAGAACAAGCAAAAATCCCTGGTTCGCGTGCAGAACCTGAGCGACAAGGCCCTGACCCTGAAAACCGCCGACGGCAAGACTGAAGTGGTTCCGTCGGTCGCGGCCAAGGGGCGTGGCGAGCGTGAAATCAACCCGGTGAAAGTCAGCCTGGCCCTGTATGACGGCGCGACCAAAGTCGGCGACGTAAAACCGGTTGCCCTGGAACGCGGTGAAGCGGCCGTGCTGTACGTCACCGGCAGCGGCAGCAGCCTGTCGCCAGTCTGGGTAAAACGCCCGGTTTCGACGCGCTAA
- a CDS encoding alginate O-acetyltransferase has translation MTRSLRILYIALFLLTLFALGVWSTRSFFGFNTSAETTVLNGRWTKAVETHYDAEFPIKRLGTNLWAALDFKLFNEGRPGVVLGRDQWLYSDEEFNPIVNEELNLQGNYALVEGVRQTLKAKGIKLVMAIVPAKVRLYPEHLGEVKPASIHANLYQDFHARVAADKILAPDLLGPFQQAKQSGQQVFLRTDTHWTPEGAQIAAETLAKTISAKTPLSGEPQKFVTTPAEKVTHKGDLRLFLPLDPLFENLMPATEPLQKRNTVAADNPPAGDDALFANNEVPVALIGTSYSANPNWNFVGALKQALHSDVVNYSEDGHGPILPMLTYLESDAFKNSPPQVLIWEFPERYLPVNNEIGDADPQWVAELKEAGVRQQNVAATTKSETPDRAQN, from the coding sequence ATGACCCGCTCATTACGCATCCTCTACATCGCCCTGTTCCTGTTGACGCTGTTCGCCTTGGGCGTTTGGTCGACGCGCAGCTTCTTCGGCTTCAACACCAGTGCCGAAACCACGGTGCTCAACGGTCGCTGGACCAAAGCCGTGGAGACGCACTACGACGCCGAGTTCCCGATCAAGCGCCTGGGCACCAACCTCTGGGCTGCGCTGGATTTCAAACTGTTCAATGAAGGTCGTCCGGGCGTGGTGCTCGGTCGCGATCAATGGTTGTACAGCGATGAAGAGTTCAACCCGATCGTCAACGAAGAGCTGAACCTGCAAGGCAACTACGCGCTGGTCGAAGGCGTGCGCCAAACCCTGAAAGCCAAAGGCATAAAACTGGTGATGGCGATTGTCCCGGCCAAGGTTCGCCTGTACCCGGAACACCTGGGTGAAGTGAAACCGGCGAGCATCCACGCCAATCTCTACCAGGACTTCCATGCGCGTGTGGCGGCCGACAAGATCCTCGCCCCCGACCTGCTCGGCCCGTTCCAACAGGCCAAGCAAAGCGGTCAGCAAGTGTTCCTGCGCACCGACACTCACTGGACCCCGGAAGGCGCGCAAATCGCCGCCGAAACCCTGGCCAAGACTATTTCCGCGAAAACCCCGCTCAGCGGCGAACCGCAAAAGTTCGTCACCACACCTGCGGAAAAAGTCACCCACAAAGGCGACCTGCGACTGTTCCTGCCGCTGGACCCGCTGTTCGAAAACCTGATGCCGGCCACCGAGCCGTTGCAGAAGCGCAACACCGTGGCCGCTGACAACCCGCCTGCCGGTGATGACGCCCTGTTCGCCAACAACGAAGTGCCGGTGGCCCTGATCGGCACCAGCTACAGCGCCAACCCGAACTGGAACTTCGTCGGTGCGCTGAAACAAGCGCTGCACAGCGACGTGGTCAATTACTCCGAAGACGGCCACGGCCCGATCCTGCCGATGCTCACCTACCTGGAAAGCGATGCTTTCAAGAACAGCCCGCCACAGGTGCTGATCTGGGAGTTTCCTGAACGTTATCTGCCTGTGAACAACGAAATCGGTGACGCCGACCCGCAGTGGGTCGCAGAGCTTAAAGAAGCCGGCGTTCGCCAACAAAACGTAGCTGCAACCACTAAATCCGAGACGCCCGACCGGGCGCAAAACTGA
- a CDS encoding MBOAT family O-acyltransferase, protein MVFSSNVFLFLFLPIFLGLYYLSGIRYRNLLLLIASYVFYAWWRVDFLALFAAVTLWNYWIGLKVGAAGVRTKPAQRWLLLGVAVDLCILGYFKYANFGVDSINAMMTSVGLSPFILTHVLLPIGISFYIFESISYIIDVYRGDTPATRNLIDFAAFVAIFPHLIAGPVLRFRDLADQFNNRTHTLDKFSEGCTRFMQGFIKKVFIADTLAVVADHCFALQAPTTGDAWLGALAYTAQLYFDFSGYSDMAIGLGLMMGFRFMENFKQPYISQSITEFWRRWHISLSTWLRDYLYITLGGNRKGTLMTYRNLFLTMLLGGLWHGANITYIVWGAWHGMWLAIEKALGLNTSPRSINPIRWALTFLLVVMGWVIFRSENLHVAGRMYGAMFSFGEWSLSELNQASLTGLQVATLIVAYMTLAFFGIRDFYTNRPPEKTKPAVNVEADGPASATPGMIKAVPGDNPASIHEPGYTVGVEATVQPAYWTADWSRYVMRTLVLVLFIASIFKLSAQSFSPFLYFQF, encoded by the coding sequence ATGGTATTTTCGTCCAATGTGTTCCTGTTTTTGTTCTTGCCGATCTTTCTCGGCTTGTACTACCTAAGCGGGATTCGCTATCGCAACTTGCTGCTGCTGATCGCCAGCTACGTGTTCTATGCCTGGTGGCGCGTGGACTTCCTCGCGTTGTTCGCCGCCGTCACGCTATGGAATTACTGGATCGGCCTCAAGGTCGGTGCCGCTGGCGTGCGGACCAAACCGGCCCAGCGCTGGTTGCTCCTGGGCGTGGCCGTCGACTTGTGCATTCTTGGCTACTTCAAGTACGCCAACTTCGGCGTCGACAGCATCAACGCGATGATGACCTCGGTTGGGCTATCGCCGTTCATCCTGACCCACGTGCTGTTGCCGATCGGGATCTCGTTCTACATCTTCGAGTCCATCAGCTACATCATCGACGTCTACCGTGGTGACACCCCGGCGACCCGTAACCTGATCGACTTCGCGGCGTTCGTGGCGATCTTCCCGCACTTGATTGCCGGCCCGGTATTGCGTTTCCGCGACCTCGCCGACCAGTTCAACAACCGCACCCACACCCTCGACAAGTTTTCCGAGGGTTGCACGCGGTTCATGCAGGGTTTCATCAAAAAGGTCTTTATCGCCGACACCCTCGCGGTGGTGGCCGACCATTGCTTCGCCTTGCAAGCCCCGACCACGGGTGATGCCTGGCTCGGCGCCCTGGCCTACACCGCGCAACTGTATTTCGACTTCTCCGGCTACAGCGACATGGCCATCGGCCTGGGCTTGATGATGGGTTTCCGCTTCATGGAAAACTTCAAGCAGCCATACATCAGCCAGTCGATCACCGAGTTCTGGCGGCGCTGGCACATCAGCCTGTCCACCTGGCTGCGTGACTACTTGTACATCACCCTCGGCGGTAACCGTAAAGGTACGTTGATGACCTATCGCAACCTGTTCCTGACCATGCTCCTCGGTGGTCTGTGGCACGGCGCGAACATCACCTACATCGTCTGGGGTGCCTGGCACGGCATGTGGCTGGCGATTGAAAAGGCCCTGGGCCTGAACACCTCGCCGCGCAGCATCAACCCGATCCGCTGGGCGCTGACTTTCCTGCTGGTGGTGATGGGCTGGGTGATCTTCCGCTCGGAAAACCTGCACGTCGCCGGTCGCATGTACGGCGCGATGTTCAGCTTCGGCGAATGGTCACTGTCGGAACTCAACCAGGCCAGCCTCACCGGCCTGCAAGTCGCGACGCTGATCGTGGCTTACATGACCCTGGCGTTCTTCGGCATTCGTGACTTCTACACCAATCGTCCGCCGGAAAAGACCAAGCCTGCCGTGAATGTCGAGGCCGATGGCCCGGCGAGCGCCACGCCTGGAATGATCAAAGCCGTACCGGGCGACAACCCGGCCAGCATCCACGAACCGGGCTACACCGTCGGCGTTGAAGCCACCGTGCAACCGGCTTACTGGACCGCTGACTGGTCGCGCTACGTGATGCGCACGCTGGTACTGGTGTTGTTCATCGCCTCGATTTTCAAACTCTCGGCGCAAAGCTTCTCGCCGTTCCTTTACTTCCAGTTCTGA
- a CDS encoding mannose-1-phosphate guanylyltransferase/mannose-6-phosphate isomerase, which produces MIPVILSGGSGSRLWPLSRKQFPKQFLALTGEHTLFQQTLERLVFEGMDTPIVVCNKDHRFIVNEQLSTRKLQVQRILMEPFGRNTAPAVALTAMMLVNEGRDELMLVLPADHVLEDQKALQRALALATVAAENGEMVLFGVPATKPETGYGYIKSTNDSLLPEGVSRVSHFVEKPDVKRATEYVESGGYFWNSGMFLFRASRFLEELKKHDPDIYDTCLLTLERSEQDADTITFDEATFACCPDNSIDYAVMEKTQRACVVPLTAGWSDVGCWASLWEVNEKDANGNVSKGDVVIQDSRNCMIHGNGKLVSVIGLENIVVVETKDAMMIAHKDSVQGVKQMVNTLNEQGRSETQNHCEVYRPWGSYDSVDMGGRFQVKHISVKPGACLSLQMHHHRAEHWIVVSGTAEVTCDENVFLLCENQSTYIPIASVHRLRNPGKIPLEIIEVQSGSYLGEDDIERFEDIYGRSTPIERGVSVKTIAQ; this is translated from the coding sequence ATGATTCCGGTAATCTTGTCAGGTGGTAGCGGCTCACGTCTTTGGCCGCTTTCGCGTAAACAGTTCCCCAAACAGTTCCTGGCCTTGACCGGCGAGCACACGCTGTTCCAGCAAACCCTGGAGCGCCTGGTGTTCGAGGGCATGGACACCCCGATCGTGGTCTGTAACAAGGACCACCGCTTTATCGTCAACGAGCAACTGAGTACCCGTAAGCTGCAAGTGCAGCGCATCCTGATGGAACCGTTCGGTCGCAACACCGCACCGGCGGTAGCCCTGACCGCGATGATGCTGGTCAATGAAGGTCGCGACGAGTTGATGCTGGTGCTCCCGGCCGACCACGTGCTGGAAGACCAGAAAGCCCTGCAACGTGCGTTGGCCCTGGCCACCGTCGCTGCCGAAAACGGCGAAATGGTGCTGTTCGGCGTACCGGCTACCAAACCGGAAACCGGTTACGGCTACATCAAGTCGACCAATGATTCGCTGCTGCCCGAAGGCGTCAGCCGCGTGTCGCATTTCGTTGAAAAACCCGACGTCAAACGCGCCACCGAATACGTTGAGTCCGGCGGTTATTTCTGGAACAGCGGCATGTTCCTGTTCCGCGCCAGCCGCTTCCTCGAAGAGCTGAAAAAGCACGACCCGGACATCTACGACACCTGCCTGCTGACCCTTGAGCGCAGCGAGCAAGATGCCGACACCATCACCTTCGACGAAGCCACCTTCGCCTGCTGCCCGGACAACTCCATCGATTACGCAGTGATGGAAAAAACCCAGCGTGCATGCGTCGTGCCGCTGACCGCCGGCTGGAGTGATGTCGGGTGCTGGGCGTCGCTGTGGGAAGTGAATGAAAAAGACGCCAACGGCAACGTCTCCAAAGGTGACGTGGTTATCCAGGACAGCAGAAACTGCATGATCCACGGCAACGGTAAACTGGTGTCGGTGATCGGCCTGGAAAACATCGTGGTCGTCGAAACCAAGGACGCCATGATGATCGCCCACAAGGACTCGGTCCAAGGCGTGAAACAAATGGTCAACACTCTCAACGAACAGGGCCGCAGCGAAACCCAGAACCACTGCGAAGTCTATCGTCCGTGGGGCTCCTACGACTCGGTGGACATGGGCGGGCGTTTCCAGGTCAAGCACATCTCGGTCAAGCCGGGCGCATGCCTGTCGCTGCAAATGCACCACCACCGCGCCGAACACTGGATCGTGGTCAGCGGCACCGCTGAAGTGACCTGCGACGAAAACGTGTTCCTGCTCTGTGAAAACCAGTCGACCTACATTCCGATTGCTTCGGTCCACCGCCTGCGCAACCCGGGCAAGATTCCACTCGAGATCATCGAAGTGCAATCGGGCAGCTATTTAGGCGAAGACGATATCGAGCGGTTTGAAGATATCTACGGTCGCTCCACCCCGATCGAACGCGGCGTGTCGGTGAAAACCATCGCGCAGTGA
- a CDS encoding RHS repeat domain-containing protein: MKNSQMSMHRNTPRLTAFDPRSLAVRSVDYHRDVFGDSTQARVNRTVYDAAGRGIGQWDPRQFQKASAPANVRSIHGLGGADLFTDSVDAGWRVGLVGEALLLLEQWDGRGTWRQTRYDDQLRPVSVFENGDSTEQLAYGDETLSGGNQCGRLIRHDDPAGVLLFNSYGLAGAVVEQERRFASESSPGFVSQSRLAPLGDVQSQIDAQGNEQRFSQTLDGQLRAVDLRLNNTTEWLPMVSAIHYNAHGQVEQEVAGNGVVTHLEYTAEDGRLKRLLSRLGLEEPLQDLRYAYDPVGNVLSIEDAALPTRYFANQRIEPINCYTYDSLSQLIEASGWEAGALKQGPLSEPTESLANYRQTYRYDDGNNLLELTHVGAQNPGHRLVAAAHSNRCLPVRDGVEPGEEDFRHGFDANGNLLNLQPGQALSWDLRNQLKEVRPVERDSGPDDSEHYVYGADGMRVRKIRSLQTNAQINLIETIYLPGLEVRTHSGTGEELHVINVQTGRGNVRVLHWEAERPPQIANNQQRYSLTDHLGSSTLELDQHANIITQERYYPFGGTAWSNGEAVQVSYKTVCYSGKERDATGLYYYGFRYYAPERQRWLNPDPGGVIDGLNLYGFVKNRPISLSDQNGLFGQSRYHRSDSTQAVAELIEIFNRPTEGQSRVYRGNEREVLGRRIEGLAALSQNLPGLMEYAEGGNGVSDQINFHLRGLSTSETEIKSIVENFKAEVKTLPDYQGVAYRALRVNAGVFGGTVKIGSIVADRGFMSASVVPHSVIGWLENWADHKAESTPGQQRVILVFDEQTPKKVAATGFLADHLLIEPLAQFKVSEIHHTGAVEAGNRLTVVGLQSAKDTSRHKIRDLRSGEVLLPAINPGWLSRVRSRLSPV, translated from the coding sequence ATGAAAAACTCCCAGATGAGCATGCACCGCAACACCCCAAGATTGACGGCGTTCGATCCACGTAGCCTGGCTGTGCGTTCAGTGGATTACCACCGTGATGTTTTTGGCGACTCAACTCAGGCTCGGGTCAACCGCACTGTCTATGACGCGGCGGGTCGAGGGATTGGCCAGTGGGATCCGCGCCAGTTTCAGAAGGCTTCGGCACCAGCCAACGTGAGGTCAATCCATGGTCTGGGTGGTGCCGATCTGTTCACCGATAGTGTCGACGCCGGATGGCGGGTCGGTTTAGTGGGTGAGGCACTGCTGTTGCTGGAACAGTGGGATGGGCGCGGCACTTGGCGGCAGACTCGTTACGACGACCAGTTGCGGCCCGTGTCGGTGTTTGAGAACGGTGATTCCACGGAGCAGCTTGCCTATGGTGACGAGACGCTCAGCGGCGGCAACCAGTGCGGACGATTGATTCGTCATGATGATCCGGCAGGTGTTTTGCTGTTTAACAGCTATGGGTTGGCCGGCGCGGTGGTGGAGCAAGAACGCCGTTTCGCCAGCGAATCGAGTCCGGGTTTTGTCAGTCAGTCACGATTGGCCCCGTTGGGCGACGTGCAGTCCCAAATAGATGCGCAGGGGAACGAACAGCGATTCAGTCAGACACTTGATGGGCAGTTGCGCGCGGTGGATTTGCGCCTGAACAACACCACCGAATGGCTGCCGATGGTCAGCGCCATCCACTACAACGCTCACGGCCAAGTTGAACAGGAAGTGGCCGGTAATGGCGTGGTTACGCACCTTGAGTACACCGCTGAAGACGGACGGCTCAAACGTTTACTGTCCCGGCTTGGACTGGAAGAACCCTTGCAGGACCTGCGTTACGCCTACGATCCCGTCGGCAATGTGCTAAGCATTGAAGACGCGGCGCTGCCGACCCGCTACTTCGCCAATCAACGCATCGAACCGATCAACTGTTATACCTACGACAGCCTTTCACAGTTGATCGAAGCCAGCGGTTGGGAGGCTGGTGCGCTCAAACAAGGCCCCTTATCCGAACCGACGGAAAGCCTCGCCAACTATCGCCAGACCTATCGCTACGACGACGGCAACAACCTGCTCGAATTGACCCATGTGGGCGCGCAAAACCCCGGCCATCGACTGGTCGCTGCCGCTCATAGCAATCGTTGTTTGCCGGTGCGCGATGGGGTGGAACCGGGCGAAGAGGATTTTCGCCATGGTTTCGACGCCAACGGTAATTTGCTGAACCTGCAACCGGGGCAGGCGTTGAGTTGGGACTTGCGCAATCAGCTAAAGGAAGTAAGACCGGTCGAACGCGATTCTGGCCCCGATGACAGCGAACACTACGTCTATGGCGCCGATGGCATGCGCGTACGCAAGATCCGCTCACTGCAAACCAACGCCCAAATCAACCTCATCGAAACTATTTACCTGCCAGGCCTGGAAGTCCGTACCCACAGCGGCACCGGCGAAGAACTGCACGTAATCAACGTCCAGACCGGGCGCGGCAACGTGCGGGTGTTGCATTGGGAGGCGGAACGCCCGCCGCAAATCGCCAACAATCAACAGCGCTACAGCCTGACTGATCATCTGGGTTCCAGCACCCTGGAACTGGATCAACACGCCAACATCATTACTCAGGAGCGCTATTACCCGTTCGGCGGCACGGCTTGGTCCAACGGCGAAGCGGTGCAGGTCAGTTACAAGACCGTGTGTTATTCAGGCAAGGAACGGGATGCGACGGGGCTGTATTACTACGGGTTCAGGTATTACGCGCCGGAGCGCCAGCGATGGTTGAATCCCGATCCGGGCGGCGTGATTGATGGCCTGAATCTCTATGGTTTTGTAAAGAACCGACCCATTAGCTTGTCCGATCAAAACGGCTTGTTCGGGCAGTCACGTTATCACCGCAGCGACTCGACTCAGGCAGTTGCTGAACTGATTGAAATTTTTAATCGCCCAACTGAAGGCCAATCTCGAGTCTATCGCGGTAACGAGCGCGAGGTGCTGGGTAGGAGGATTGAAGGGCTGGCGGCGCTAAGCCAAAACTTACCCGGGCTCATGGAGTATGCCGAAGGTGGAAACGGAGTCTCTGACCAAATTAATTTCCATCTTCGTGGTTTAAGTACTTCAGAAACAGAAATCAAAAGTATCGTGGAAAATTTCAAGGCTGAGGTGAAAACCCTACCTGATTACCAAGGAGTGGCTTATCGGGCATTGAGAGTCAATGCAGGCGTTTTTGGTGGCACGGTAAAGATTGGAAGTATTGTGGCAGATCGAGGATTCATGTCGGCCAGTGTAGTGCCTCATAGTGTGATTGGTTGGTTAGAAAACTGGGCCGATCACAAGGCGGAATCAACGCCCGGCCAGCAAAGGGTCATCTTGGTATTTGATGAACAGACGCCGAAGAAAGTCGCCGCTACTGGCTTTCTTGCCGATCATCTGCTGATTGAGCCGCTGGCCCAGTTCAAGGTCAGTGAGATTCACCACACTGGGGCAGTCGAGGCGGGTAATCGATTGACTGTCGTCGGCCTCCAGAGTGCGAAAGACACAAGTCGCCATAAAATTAGAGACCTGAGATCCGGAGAGGTTTTACTACCGGCAATCAATCCAGGATGGTTATCAAGAGTTCGAAGCAGATTGTCTCCGGTGTAA